The sequence below is a genomic window from Bombus fervidus isolate BK054 chromosome 2, iyBomFerv1, whole genome shotgun sequence.
tcatagtattaaatttttgtaatcgtataaaaatactgttaaattatatgaaacttaatataagtataatataaataaatactatggcgtgcaaatactttttgtagccactgtatacTGCAAAGAATGTATTCCCATTGTaacatataatttctattgGAAATACTATATCtggactgcggatatttatacatatttatatttccatgAGCATAATCGAAGAGATCAAACTTAAACAGAGACGTTCTTCATTTACTACACATTACAGAGAGTATTATATTtgggatattttatatattatcgtGTATTGCATGTATCTTTGCATTTtcacataaatgtataaaaatccacaatctagatatatctaaaaaatacatagtttttatcttttctatcttatataatttttcatacgaATATCAATATCCAAAACTTGTCGGCCGGTCACGTTAGTCAAAAAGGGGGGTAGtggaatgaaaaaaaagttGGAAAGTACGAAAAAATCCTTTCCTGTATTGATCGATCTAAATATGCAAATCGGGGAACCTCGTCTACGAGTAGTTCTTGCTTtgcttttttttgtttgttctaCATTTGGGAGTAAAAAAACGAATATGCGTCGTGAGGGCATCAATGCTGCCGCGCATATCGACCTTTTtctgctctctttctctttcttgtcgcataaataacattttattgcaTGCAAACCATTTCCTCATGCTATTCactgttttcttatttttttgttttgatcTAATGTTCTCTAGTTGGGACGTGTAAAGAAGCGAAGTGACGtttcaaatgaatttttccATTAATCTCGTTCTAATattgtttctcttttcataTAGCCAATcggaaataaattgtataaaaatttgatttttctttcttcctcaaTTTTTGCGAATCAGTAACATATCATCTCATTTCACTTCTTTCGACCCTCTTCCTCTACGATTCAGTCTTCTCTAATTCTACCAAGTGTTACGTTTCCATTTGTCATTcatgtgtatgtatgtgtgtatctGTTCTcgttttacatttaaaatacCATGTCTCGATACAACTTCTACCACGGTGTATAtcgtaaatgtaaatattaacagTTAACTGCGTAGAAGTAGAGTCGCAAGGATGCAGTTTGACCTCAGGGAGAAGTAACTTCCTACCATTGCCCATGTTCTATTTGTTTCCGGAAGGACAACATTAATATCGTTATCTAAACCCTGATCTTCGTTCTTGCTTTCCTGgtccttatatcgtatttcatttgtttgctTCCCTTTTCACACGCGCAACTCCATTCTTAAGTTTTAGACGACCTGACTTGTCAAATTAATTGATCAAACCACGAGaatatcttctcttttttgtCTTGTTGGGAAGAATTTAGTGACAGGTAAAATAAACATCCCTGAAAATATAATCTGtaaatacattaattttgttactCATTACATTGTgattttatgatattaaaaagaaatgtacatatatatattatttggtatatagaagaaaattaGTTTTGTAATTAGTGACCTTTTCTACTTAGATTTTGAATTGAATTTTACCAGTACACTAGATATCTTCCATGaagtattattgtattatcgaGTTCTATGAAGTttgcattaaaaaaatgtcttcTGTTTTCAAATACTAGCctgtgaaaaaataattataataaactatAAATCTCGTGACTCGATCATTCGACAGTCAGGTAACAATAGATTTACTGGAACGATTAtctatttctaaatatatattacatgtataagtatatattgtcGGATAATAAAGGATTCACTTGCTCGATGATTACGCTCTTCCAAAAAGGCGAGGGGTTGCGTACAGTGTCGTAACTCTATTTGAATGCTACTACAGATCGTATTCTCACTATTATGActccctttttttctcttcccttttctttcgtAGGAGTAGGCACTTAGCTATATGTTTCTGCGGTTCCTTGTAGTATCGTAACGAGTTTATGTCTATTGTATACGACGGAGAGTTTATTGGATGGAGAAAAACTGAAATTGTATACGAAAGCCTCCCctcttcgtctttttttttttatacttttttttcttttaaatcttcTTCTGAGCTCGATCGTCcgatttctatatatataaaacatgttTCTATCATATAATCGACGAAGTATACTCCTCTAAAAAACTCCTTACATGGTGTGACTTTCCTTTTGTTTCCTGttcttatattattcttcTAGAGGCGAAATGTAGGAAAAAATGTTCGTACGAAATCTCACGATCGTCGCTCGTAACATTTCGTCTTTTTCACTCTCATACTTCTTTTGTTCATTCTCGCTCTTTCACGCATGCACGCGCGTCGAAGCGTGTTTCTCAATACTtcctcttctcctttttccctttcttccttctttttgttttttctctttttttttggaaCTTTTTATTAGCACCGTGTCTTTCATGGATTTTAGTTCTCAAGAATACGTATCTTTCTCGTTCCTCATCTCTCACACGCATACATTCTCTCGCGTTCTCTCGCATTCTCTCTGTCAAAATCTTCAAGAAGCTTCCAGCAACGACAACAGGAAAGTCGGACAAATGTTTCGACGTCTGATATTCACCTTATTTTTTCGATAATTACAGGAACGAGAATGCTCGGTGAACGCGTGATGAACGCCTTCATCACGATTGATCATTAACGACGAAAGACACTAAACTAATCTGAAACGAATTTTAATCTTCGGTTAACTCGTCGATTACAACTGTTATAAATAAACTACGGatgcatatttcatatttttgtaattaaagaaatgaaatctaGATAAAAATTAGTTTTACCTACTATAGATATTATAATCTGTCCTTTGTTTcggatattttatgtattttttgcgTATTAAGTGCACTCTATACATTTCTGCACTTCTAAATTtgttgtgtatatataaacatCCACAGTCTAATTATAAGTTTCCAGGTGCTAATTCTGGTCTTGCCAAAAAATTAAGTAACAATATTGCAGTATAAGAGTTACTATGATGTCATTAAGTATTCCtcatatttatagaatttcaattgttcaattacattgtaacgtagaAATCAATGTTAACGTTTATATTatactgtaatataataaaataaatttgtcatTATTATTTCTACATCTTCTTGTGGAAGCAATTTCAACGTAAAAATTATGTTCCAAAAGTCAGCATCTGGAAACTTCAAACAGTTTCAACCGTTCAAGAACAGAAGCACTCTCGCTATAAACTCGAAGATCACATTCATCGTGtttctaaaaaagaaaatataaaaaatatcgaatttgtCGACTCTCTTCTAGGAACGCTCTATCATCTCTTTCGCTCAATGTAATCGCTCTAAATGAAGGCTGACGTACGTGTCGTTCTCCTTGCTCGGAGAAGATTGTTTTTCACACTGTTCTCGCATGCTATATTAAAGTTATTCGAACATGTTtcaaaaatcattttaaaatgagaaaaagaaaacatgtTTGGGTCGCATGTTCCTCTAACGACAATATAAACGTACGAATATACTCTAGATGAAAATCAGGTAACAAGATATACAATGGTGCACACACACATAGGTGAACTGTACCGACGACAGAATACTGTATTCAACTTCGAACACGTTTTAACATTGCTTTAAATGGAACACGATGACATCTCTCCTACGATAATTTGCGATGATGCCTCGGTGCATTGTGAACGAACACACCAACACATATACAGTGGTTACAAAAAGTATCTGTACATgcctatatatatacatatatatctttttaatgaaGCGCTTTTTTTTAGCAGATCCTATATTTTTACAGTATCgactttttgtaataaaagtaCTATGACACTATGAAGTAAAATGACACGAAACGGAGTAAGCTTGAAtctgattaattaatatataaatgctataataattatgtatcAATACTTTTTATAACCACTGTGCAGTGAATGTAACACGTAtcagaaaaataattctttgacATGAAAATCGTGTTCCAAGCATCCTATGGATTAACGACGTAATACAAAAGTACACAAAATACGTTTGTTCACGCCACGCGTGTTTTCTTCTTGGAAAAAAGTCAAAACGTAAGCAACTAAGCTATACTTTGCTTCCTGTTCTAACTTCTTTCCCTcttttgtttaacgttggaACACGATCCAGTAAGCTTACTCCAGGTTAAAGAATGATCGTGACGATTTGTGTAGAAGCTCGGCTTAAGagtaaaaatcttttttaaccGCGTTACGTATTTGTAATTCTTTTTCGTTTccattcatttcttttttaaacttcATGTAGAAGCAATTATAGATGTACTCAGTCTTTCCACGATGCTCAATGTGCTTTAAACGATTTACTATTGAGCAAATCAGTTAGAATTCgtgttttaaaataatgtgTTTTTTTAACCCCTAGTTACTCTTTTTTATGTGGAAACTAAGgttctttataatttgtataaatattgcaatatcTATCCGAATGCTAGACGGGAGTGAGATTGCTGATGATAGATGATAGAAAAACGTCTTTGATAAGGGGTTAaaagtgtataaaataaaatttactaacACAACTATGATACCGTTGATTATTCCAACATGTTCCTCTGATTGAATCAATTTTCGATATCAGCTTTGATGTTATACTAATCAGATGCGTACAAAGTATCAATTTCTGATCAACAATATCAAGTATATCTTGGTTACACTAGTGGAATCACCTACAGCAACTTTATTTCATCTTCAAGCATGCGAGGAAGTTCCTACGAAACACTAATTTCTCAAATTAGTCGAGTGCTTGATTCAATTCCATGTAATCAGATATTGTTCTAATACTTACACTGAAGTATGCATCAAGACTGATACCGAAAACTGATTCACAAGAATATtagatatttctaaatatattatgcatGACGTACAAAATTCTTGTTGGCTTCTCATTGTTTGGCACCCATTATGTCGACAATTTCAtcatatgaaatgaaaaacgCAATATGCAGGATAACGAGTGATGAATACAGTAGCAAGTTTTGCTCGCTGAGAATATTCTTGCCGCTAATTACTCCAGTATTACgagaaatttgataatttttctgTTAACCAGATCATGTAATTCTCGCATAAAAAATCCCCTCGGCTACTTCGGGTATAAAATGACTCATATTACAAACGATTACGAGCATTTTACGAAATTGCATGAATTATTTACGAAGTACACACAACATCGAAGGCACCAGTTGCCAGATTAAACGGAATATCTCGATGACGCGTTTCTTCCAGGAAGAGAGAAAGTCAAGatgattcgtttcttttttcttctccctcCCTTTTAACGCATGCCCCAGGAACAAGTTTCGAACGAAATCGATGATTTTAAGTAAATAGCATTCATCAGCCATGTAAGAAAGGGCCATGGTATGTCACAGGCATCGCTTATGCTAATTTCTAATGCGACTTCGTTTCGTCATGAACATTTTATAGAAGAATGGATTCTACTTGTATGGGcaagttatttataaaaagaaacatttatataGTGTACTATAACTGTAAAGTTCATTAACATTTCTCTATGACTATCACGAATATATCCATTAAATTCTAGCAAGATGATCGGAATTACTTATTAAACTCTAAGCGAATGATTTTGGTACCCTGGATGATTGCTAACAGTagatcaaatttattcgaagaatAACAGTTGAAAAACTGAAGGAAACTCGTCTCTTTCATCCTTCAACTCATTATCAGAATTAAAATATCGgagataatgaaattaattaaattaaagaaatctaaatttatttaaatgttgtaagaaataaaaaatgtggtaaattaatacttttaattgcCTCTATATTGATTATTactttaaaagtaaataatcGATCTTACTTATCGAAACGTCGTGCACCCATTTCGTGTGTAATGTCTATTATATGTAAAAACCTACCATCATTACAATATGAGAATAAGAGGACACTGttattttacttatattaGATTTTTACATGTGCTTTTTCTTGCATCCTACTTCACAGGATATACGTTCAATTGTTAGCATcatcaaacaaataaaaaagatagtcTCTATTTTTAATTGGGTAGAAAAAGATCACAAAGTAAAAATCTAAGTCAATTTACCTCTTATTTCACTATAATTGGAAACGCGAATGCGAAAGGGTCTACTGACTTTGTCAAGTGCAACTTTCATGGAAACCTAACAAGAAGATTTTCAAAAGAATGTATAGCTTCTAGTATGGTACATACTCATTAAGTGAATCacaatacaaaaatacaaatcgAGGatctccctttttctctttcgttcttaTTTATCATTGACTTCCTGAtctctttctcatttttttttcttgcttcTTTATCGTGCAGCAATGTCCTTTACAAAATGCACTTCATTAGAATAAGTTACTTCTCTTGAACGTTTCTTTGATAACTGATGTGTGTCTCATTTTGCCAACTCAACTAATAGTCTCATTAATATAACGCCTCACGACGACTGCgtgtatttttactttaaattacATAACACTAAATGCTTCTCCCTGATTAATTACTGTCTCGAAACGGCAATCAATGGCATGTGCAATGGAGCTGTTAAATATTTCAGTAGTGAAAGTAACTATTCTTGAATGTGCGGATCACCTAGTATCACTGACAATTCGATGGTCCATGTACATGTGTGACAGGGAAACAATTCGGTCCTAACCACGCATGTACCAATAGCCACAGATTGCTATAATACCCCCACCAACAATTGCAGCGCCTATGCCTATTGTAAGAGGTTTAAATAATGACCTCTTGAGCTTCTGCCATTCTTCAGTCTCTTTTTGACGACGCTTCATCTCCCGTACTTGTGCTGCCAGAcgttctttcttctccttatTACGATGACGTACTTCGTTTTTCCTGTTTACATGGAATAAgtaagaagaaacgaagacaTTGAAACGCGTAAATATGATTTCATTCTTAAAATAACTCACGTATCTGGACTGGACGGAGGACTAATTGTTTTTGAAGAGTTTTCACCGTCACTAGTATTATCATTAGGCACCACAACACCATCGGAATTCTGTTCGTGTAAATTGTTTGTGATTACTGCAGAATTTGAAACAGCCTGTGGACTGGTGGTAGATATTTCTGTGGAAATTGATGGCTCTCTAGGCAATGGTTTATCAGGTGGTGCACTTAATTCGTCTAATattagataaaaagaaaattatattttgaagatTATTAACTTTTACAATTACATGCTTACCATTTCTTGTTATTGGATTTGAAGTTAAATCTGCCATCATGCTACGTGTTAAGGATTCACCTCTTGGAGGTGGTAAAGGAGGTggttcatcttcttcttcgttcgaaGAATTACTGATGTTACTTACCACGTCATAATGATTTGTTACCActtcattattaatattctgtaAAGACCACATAAGTTAGTGGAAATCAAAGACTGTCATGTTCCACAGTAGCACAATGTTATTAGAGTTAATTCACGTTAAGGAATTCACTTTTCACAAAGATAAACATGTATGTACATGAAACAAACGACAAAAACATATATTAAGTTAATTCAGAATGAAGAAACTAATAATATTGTACCACTGTGAATTGGTATTAGTTACCACGTTGTTGGATGGCAGTTGTTTTGCTCCTTCGATGATGGCAGCATATGAAAATCTTAATTGATCTGGTGTTTGAATTAAACCCATTCTGTGTCTTCTCATTTCTATTAACACTTCTCTAACATTCACAGAATTCAATCCACTTTCTTCAATCTGCAAAAGAATAGAAAGATATTTACCCATTTGTAATTTCTAGATTCTCTTCAGTATGTATAATGCTTACCAAAACAAGACATGTATCAACTAAACAAAATGTTCCTGATCTCCCAATTCCTGCAGAACAATGTACCACAGGAGGACCAACATTTTGATCTAATGCTCCTGATTGCCTGACATctgttaaaaaatgtaaaaaagctGTTGGACTTTGTGGAACTCCAAAGTCTGGCCAGGTGGtataatgaaaatgtaatatttctctactttcttttgtttccaAGTCAGTTAACCTACAAAAGACATAAACAATAAATCAAATACCTTCTCAAATTAAACATGCATGAAGTATCTgtaatataattctttatcTCCATACTTTAATATTCTAGTTGTGTAATCCGATGATTCTGTTTTActgatatattttacttttataccaACATCCGGAAACATCATAGTATTAATCGAATCACCAAGAGGCCAATACTGATAACACTTAACATGATTCTTTTCAATTATCTTATTTAACATTAACACAGCTTTAGAATTTTGCTCCCATACCATTAGCCAAAAGTGGCCAGCAGTATTTTCCAATGGTCCTTGTGTAAGAATGTATTGTCTATGGGCACGATCTacctataataaaaaaaatcttatTATCATATTCTTCTTGTTTAGAGTTAAGTATCTGAATATGATATCTACCCGTATGAGGTTAGCATTGACATAATCACATGGGCCCCTTTTAAGGACAATCCTACTATGGTCATATGGCAAAACATCTCTATAACGGTTTAAATTTCTGTTTTGTGGTTTCTTTGATTCATTGCATGTGTATGTAAAATTGCTGCATTCGTTGCGTATATGCTGTAAAAGTAACATTTTCTTATAtgataggaaaaagaaaagatataaaaataataacaattttcatttgtcTAATGTATCTGTCTTAAGCTATATAACAGCTATCAAGAAATAGGTCATACTAATATAAgtcatttaaatataaagagaaatttaaaaacatatgAAACATATATGAAATAGTATCAGTTCAttcaaatgaaacaaaatcaaTATAAGTTTCataagataataaatttaattctttactGCTATCAATTTCATACCAACAGGAACAATTCAGATTTTGAGATAGAATTGACAATTAATGATGATTATGTTGACTGTAAATATGTTTGTCTTATGGCAGTAACTGTAAGTTTGTTATTGTTCCTTTATATCTCctagttttattataattctttaataaagttttaaatgACCTATGTTACAGAACATAGTCAATTATACTCATAGAACACATCTATGAAGTTTGATTGTTAGAACctgtataaatttcatttagtaTCTGGTAAACAAATCTTACATTTCTACTTATGAATACAAACTgtattactaaatatatacctGGCACGTATATTTAAAAC
It includes:
- the LOC139995495 gene encoding tyrosine-protein phosphatase non-receptor type 2-like isoform X4 — translated: MTSQETLDQGISNVETEYLEINSKGAWPILYQHIRNECSNFTYTCNESKKPQNRNLNRYRDVLPYDHSRIVLKRGPCDYVNANLIRVDRAHRQYILTQGPLENTAGHFWLMVWEQNSKAVLMLNKIIEKNHVKCYQYWPLGDSINTMMFPDVGIKVKYISKTESSDYTTRILKLTDLETKESREILHFHYTTWPDFGVPQSPTAFLHFLTDVRQSGALDQNVGPPVVHCSAGIGRSGTFCLVDTCLVLIEESGLNSVNVREVLIEMRRHRMGLIQTPDQLRFSYAAIIEGAKQLPSNNVNINNEVVTNHYDVVSNISNSSNEEEDEPPPLPPPRGESLTRSMMADLTSNPITRNDELSAPPDKPLPREPSISTEISTTSPQAVSNSAVITNNLHEQNSDGVVVPNDNTSDGENSSKTISPPSSPDTKNEVRHRNKEKKERLAAQVREMKRRQKETEEWQKLKRLV
- the LOC139995495 gene encoding tyrosine-protein phosphatase non-receptor type 2-like isoform X1, translated to MTSQETLDQGISNVETEYLEINSKGAWPILYQHIRNECSNFTYTCNESKKPQNRNLNRYRDVLPYDHSRIVLKRGPCDYVNANLIRVDRAHRQYILTQGPLENTAGHFWLMVWEQNSKAVLMLNKIIEKNHVKCYQYWPLGDSINTMMFPDVGIKVKYISKTESSDYTTRILKLTDLETKESREILHFHYTTWPDFGVPQSPTAFLHFLTDVRQSGALDQNVGPPVVHCSAGIGRSGTFCLVDTCLVLIEESGLNSVNVREVLIEMRRHRMGLIQTPDQLRFSYAAIIEGAKQLPSNNVNINNEVVTNHYDVVSNISNSSNEEEDEPPPLPPPRGESLTRSMMADLTSNPITRNDELSAPPDKPLPREPSISTEISTTSPQAVSNSAVITNNLHEQNSDGVVVPNDNTSDGENSSKTISPPSSPDTKNEVRHRNKEKKERLAAQVREMKRRQKETEEWQKLKRSLFKPLTIGIGAAIVGGGIIAICGYWYMRG
- the LOC139995495 gene encoding tyrosine-protein phosphatase non-receptor type 2-like isoform X2; the encoded protein is MTSQETLDQGISNVETEYLEINSKGAWPILYQHIRNECSNFTYTCNESKKPQNRNLNRYRDVLPYDHSRIVLKRGPCDYVNANLIRVDRAHRQYILTQGPLENTAGHFWLMVWEQNSKAVLMLNKIIEKNHVKCYQYWPLGDSINTMMFPDVGIKVKYISKTESSDYTTRILKLTDLETKESREILHFHYTTWPDFGVPQSPTAFLHFLTDVRQSGALDQNVGPPVVHCSAGIGRSGTFCLVDTCLVLIEESGLNSVNVREVLIEMRRHRMGLIQTPDQLRFSYAAIIEGAKQLPSNNNINNEVVTNHYDVVSNISNSSNEEEDEPPPLPPPRGESLTRSMMADLTSNPITRNDELSAPPDKPLPREPSISTEISTTSPQAVSNSAVITNNLHEQNSDGVVVPNDNTSDGENSSKTISPPSSPDTKNEVRHRNKEKKERLAAQVREMKRRQKETEEWQKLKRSLFKPLTIGIGAAIVGGGIIAICGYWYMRG
- the LOC139995495 gene encoding uncharacterized protein isoform X5, whose product is MVWEQNSKAVLMLNKIIEKNHVKCYQYWPLGDSINTMMFPDVGIKVKYISKTESSDYTTRILKLTDLETKESREILHFHYTTWPDFGVPQSPTAFLHFLTDVRQSGALDQNVGPPVVHCSAGIGRSGTFCLVDTCLVLIEESGLNSVNVREVLIEMRRHRMGLIQTPDQLRFSYAAIIEGAKQLPSNNVNINNEVVTNHYDVVSNISNSSNEEEDEPPPLPPPRGESLTRSMMADLTSNPITRNDELSAPPDKPLPREPSISTEISTTSPQAVSNSAVITNNLHEQNSDGVVVPNDNTSDGENSSKTISPPSSPDTKNEVRHRNKEKKERLAAQVREMKRRQKETEEWQKLKRSLFKPLTIGIGAAIVGGGIIAICGYWYMRG
- the LOC139995495 gene encoding tyrosine-protein phosphatase non-receptor type 2-like isoform X3 translates to MTSQETLDQGISNVETEYLEINSKGAWPILYQHIRNECSNFTYTCNESKKPQNRNLNRYRDVLPYDHSRIVLKRGPCDYVNANLIRVDRAHRQYILTQGPLENTAGHFWLMVWEQNSKAVLMLNKIIEKNHVKCYQYWPLGDSINTMMFPDVGIKVKYISKTESSDYTTRILKLTDLETKESREILHFHYTTWPDFGVPQSPTAFLHFLTDVRQSGALDQNVGPPVVHCSAGIGRSGTFCLVDTCLVLIEESGLNSVNVREVLIEMRRHRMGLIQTPDQLRFSYAAIIEGAKQLPSNNVNINNEVVTNHYDVVSNISNSSNEEEDEPPPLPPPRGESLTRSMMADLTSNPITRNDELSAPPDKPLPREPSISTEISTTSPQAVSNSAVITNNLHEQNSDGVVVPNDNTSDGENSSKTISPPSSPDTKNEVRHRNKEKKERLAAQVREMKRRQKETEEWQKLKRSKSETTTESSETVHEEAESAK